The Aeoliella mucimassa genome includes the window ACCCCCACCATGGCAAAACGTGCAGCCAAGAAGAAACCCGCCGCTAAGTCCCGCAGCAAGGCCTCGTCGACTGGCCCGCTCGATCTGGTGATGGAGATGATGGCCATCCCCGGCATGAGCGGACAGGAACAGGCCATCATGGACTACATTCGCGGTCGGCTCGTCGCGGCCGGCGCCGACGAAAAAGATCTGGTGCACGACAACGCTCATAAGAAGACTCCTCTCGCTGGACAGGTGGGCAACCTGGTGCTCAAGCTGCCAGGGACGGTTCGGGGGCCTCGTCGCATGCTTTCGGCTCATGTCGATACGGTGCCGGTTTGCGTGGGTAGCAAGCCGGTGAAAAAGGGTAAGTTTGTTAGTTCGTCCGATCCCACGACCGGGCTCGGTGCGGACGACCGTGCGGGCGCGGCCGTGTTGCTAAACACCGCCGAGACCTTGCTGGCCGGCGACGTCGACTACTATCCCACCACGCTGTTGTGGACCGTGCAGGAAGAAGTCGGCCTGTACGGCGCACGCAACGTGATGGTCAGCAAGCTCGGCAAGCCCGAGCTTTGTTTCAACTTCGATGGCGGCTCGCCGGCCAAGCTTACGATCGGCGCGACCGGCGGGTATCGCATGACGATCGAAGTACACGGCATCGCCAGCCATGCCGGCGGCGCTCCGGAGCAGGGCGTTAGTGCGATTGCGATTGCGTCGATTGCCATTGCCGACCTCGTGGAAAACGGCTGGCACGGGCTCATCGACAAGTACGATGGAACCGGCACCAGCAACGTCGGCGTGTTCGAAGGGGGAGCCGCTACCAACGTGGTGACCAACTACGTGAAGCTTCGCGCCGAAGCTCGGAGCCACGATCCCAAGTTCCGCGAGCTGATCGTGAAGGAAATCAAAAAGGCGTTCGATCGTGCTTTGAAGAAGGTGACGAACGACAAAGGCAAACGGGGCCGAATCGACTTCAACGGGCAGCTCGATTACGACTCGTTCCGCTTGCCGGAAGACGATGCGTCGGTGGTGGCGGCCGCCTCGGCGGTGGAAGCCGAAGGGGGGACGCCGGTCATCGAAATCAGCAACGGCGGGCTCGACGCCAACTGGCTCGCCGCACGAGGATTGCCAGCGGTGACCATGGGCTGCGGTCAGAAGAACATCCACACGGTCGACGAACAGTTGGTGATCGCCGAATACGAAACCGCCTGCCGCCAAGCACTGCGGTTGGTCGCGGCCGAGTAACTGGGGCAAGGATCCCCTTACCAAAACTTCCCCTCCCCCTCGGGGGGAGGGCTAGGGTGGGGGCCTTATGGGAGGGGGCTGCGGTCGGGCGTTTTGCCCCCAATCCCCGGAAATCGATTCGTGGGGGCTTTATTCTCTCCGCCTTCGCGGCGAGTGCTGCGCATTTTGCCTTGGTTTATCGGCGTTTTTTCAACTTGCCGGATTGGCATGGATTGGCATTTCGCCCCACCCCACCGAAAAGTGGGGGCAAAACGGCAAACGACACTGGGTTGCTGTCATGTGGTTTCGGTTGTCAAAGATCGGCCGCACCAAACACGCGGTGATGCACTGTTCATTAGTGCATATGTGGTGGCCAATTGCTACAAGAAAATGGGAAGAATATCCGGGTGTTCGAAGTTCGACCGCCTACCTTTGTGGGGGGAATGAACGTTCGCTTTGCGAATCGTAGCTCGACTCTCCGAGTCGTTGGTAGTTGGCAAGTGTTTGCCTGGTGGAACACTTCTCGGCTAAGAGAGTCGACTCGTTGGGGTAACGACACGGAGTGTCGTGCTACCGATGGGGGATCGGCCTCGGAGAGGCCTCCTACAGGACGCTAGAAATGCTGGGCCAAGAGACTTACCGCAACGGCGGTGCGCCCGGGTATAGAAAAAAAGCGAGGGGCCATTTGCATGGCCCCTCGCCTTAAGTGTTACTTGCCGGTGGCGGCGTTTTCGATTTGCTCTTGCACCTTGTCGAGGTTAAAGGAGCCCGGCGTTTGGCTCGGCGGGTACTCTTTCAACGTCTCGTAGAACTGACCTGCCAACTGTTGCATCGGCACGATCACGAACGGACGTTCGAGGAACCAGTCGTGGTAGACGTTCGCGTCAATCTGGGCCTTTTCGAACGGGTCGCGACGCAGGTTGAAGAGCAACGGCACCCGCAGTTCGGTGAACGGTTCGCGCCAAATCTGGAACGCGTCGGCTCGGTTCTCGAGGAACACGGCCTTCCAGTCGCCGAGGCGGATGGCCACCATCTGACCGTCGTCGTTCACGTAGAAGAACTCTTTACGCGGCGACGCTGTGATGCTGTCGTGGTACGTTTCGTAGGTGTCGGCCTTCGACAGGTACTCGTTCATGTCGTAGCCGTCGAGGTGTTGCTTGTAGGTGCGGCCAATGGCTTCGTAACCGTCGAGCATGTCCTCTTTCAGATCATCCTTTCCAGCAGCGGCCGCAAAGGTCACCATCCAGTCTTCGTGAGCCACGAGGCCGTTGACCGTGACGCCGGCTGGGTACTTGGCGGGCCAGCGAACAAAGGCGGGCACGCGGTACGCACCTTCCCAGTTGCTGTTCTTTTCCTTGCGGAAAGGAGTGTAGCCAGCATCGGGCCAGGTGTTGTAGTGAGGACCATTGTCGGTGGAGTACATGACGATGGTGTTTTCGGCGATGCCGAGTTCGTCGAGCAAGTCGAGCAACTCGCCGACGTGCATGTCGTGCTCGATCATGCCGTCGTGGTACTCATCGCCGTGCGGGGCGGAGAGCCCTTGGTGCTCTTCCTTCACATGGGTGCGGAAGTGCATCCGGGTGCCGTTCCACCAGCAGAAGAAGGGCTGGTCGGTCTTCGCTTGTTTCTTGATGTACTCCTTAGCCGCGGCGACGGTTTCGTCGTCGATGGTTTCCATCCGCTTCTTGGTGAGCTGGCCAGTGTCGACGATGGTTTGTGTTCCATCTTCGTTAACCTTGCACTTCAGCACGCCGCGGGGGCCGTACTGCTCCATGAAGGTCTTGCCGTTCGGCAGCACATAGTCTCTGGGGAAGTCGCGGTTTTCGGGCTCTTCCGAAGCGTTCAAGTGGTACAGAGGACCAAAGAACTCGTCGAAGCCATGGTTGGTAGGCAGGTGCTCGTCGCGGTCGCCAAAGTGGTTCTTGCCGAACTGCGCAGTCGCGTAGCCTTGAGCCTTCAGCACCGCAGCGATGGTGATGTCGGATTCCTGCCAACCTTCGGGGGCACCGGGCAGACCGACCTTAGTCATGCCGGTACGAACCGGAACGCAGCCGCCGACGAACGCCGCCCGACCGGCCGTGCACGACTGCTGGGCGTAGTAGTCGGTGAAGCTGATACCCTCGCGGGCGATGCGATCGATATGAGGGGTCTTGTAGCCCATCATGCCACGATTGTTGTGGCTGATGTTCCAGGTACCAATGTCATCGCCCCAGATGACAAGGATGTTCGGTTTGTCGTCGGCCATCGCAATGCTGATCGCAGCAAAAAACATGGCGATGCCCGCGCATACGCGCAGAGCAGTTTTAATCATGGCAAGTTTCTCCGTGGTCCACGTGTAGTGAGTAGACAACGGGAAGGCTAGCTGCCCCCCCAAATAAGCGTCGGCAATCGCAAGCGAAACGCAATTAAACCGACTGAACTATAGATTGCTGAGCCGAGAATGCAATAATCCGCAGTTGTCCTCATTCCAAAAATCGGAAACTACCAATTACCCCTGGAACCGGCGGGGCAGTCGTGGGGGGATGCTTGCAGGATAGGAAAAACGAGCGAGTTCATCGACAAACCCTACCCGCCTTCTTTGGTTTACTTATTCCGATGATGACGCGTGGCACTCTTGTGCTACTTGGGCCGAGGGAGGGCAGGGGAGCGCCCAGCCGTCATGGAAAATCTCATGCACGCAATCCATAGCAGCTGCAAAAACCTGTGAACCGGCCTAGAATGACCCAGGTCGCCGCCGCGAGATGAATGTATGTTCGCGGGCAGATCCTCCATCGCCTCGCCCATTTACTTGCCATAAGGAGTGTCGGATGAAGGTCGCCAAGTTCGGTCTGCTGTTGCCTGCGCTATTGCCGTTGCTGGCTGGAGTGCAATCGTGCACGCTGGGAGTGCCGGGGGGAACTTACCAGGTCGATACGTTTGCGTTCGTGCCTACGAAGCCCGCGAAGCCGGCGACCGAACCGCAGCCCAGCGTTTGGATCGACACCAACTTGAAACTCAGCAGCTTGTCGGGCGGCACCCTCACCAGCAGCTTGCCTTGCTCGGTGAAGGTCGACTACACCGACAATAGCGAGACCATCGAAGCGGCCGTATTCACCAGCGTGAAGGTCACCTACGATGACGCGGTGGTCGAGCCAGCCGTGAAGACGCTCAAGCTGCCGCTACGGATCAAAGCCCGCGAGTACGAGGCGGTGAACAGCGTGAGCGGGGGCAAGATCGTCCATGGCACCGTGTGGCACATCTCTGGCGAGATCCCTAAGCTCATCACCCGCGACCAGCCGCTGCGGATTGAAATCAAAGGGTACTTCGCGAAGAAAGATGGCGAGCAGATTCCGATCGCCATCGACCAGCACTTCGACATCCGCAGAGAGAAAGGCGAAAAGCCCGCGGTTGAAGTACTGCAGGATTGAGGGAGTTGGAAGTCGCTTTGGTGAGAGTGGGGAATCAGCAGGAGCGGGGGGAGTTGCCGTTCACTCAACAACGTTGTCTAGTTCTCTCAATGGCGTTAAGCGGGTGTCTAAATAGCTTCGAAGTTGCTTTGTCCATTCAATAATAGCTGTACCGCTCCGGGTACATATCTCACAGACGCTAGAGTCGATCTTTGTAGAATCGAGGGCCGCGGGTGTGGCAAAAGTCATCATTCCCGTGTGCCACTGTGGGGAGGGTGAAAACTTCGGTGAATTTGCAGGACTCGCGCAAATGTGGTGATACCAAAGTAAATAGAAGAATGTGAATCGAGCGCATGCTAAGA containing:
- a CDS encoding M20/M25/M40 family metallo-hydrolase, with protein sequence MAKRAAKKKPAAKSRSKASSTGPLDLVMEMMAIPGMSGQEQAIMDYIRGRLVAAGADEKDLVHDNAHKKTPLAGQVGNLVLKLPGTVRGPRRMLSAHVDTVPVCVGSKPVKKGKFVSSSDPTTGLGADDRAGAAVLLNTAETLLAGDVDYYPTTLLWTVQEEVGLYGARNVMVSKLGKPELCFNFDGGSPAKLTIGATGGYRMTIEVHGIASHAGGAPEQGVSAIAIASIAIADLVENGWHGLIDKYDGTGTSNVGVFEGGAATNVVTNYVKLRAEARSHDPKFRELIVKEIKKAFDRALKKVTNDKGKRGRIDFNGQLDYDSFRLPEDDASVVAAASAVEAEGGTPVIEISNGGLDANWLAARGLPAVTMGCGQKNIHTVDEQLVIAEYETACRQALRLVAAE
- a CDS encoding arylsulfatase, whose product is MFFAAISIAMADDKPNILVIWGDDIGTWNISHNNRGMMGYKTPHIDRIAREGISFTDYYAQQSCTAGRAAFVGGCVPVRTGMTKVGLPGAPEGWQESDITIAAVLKAQGYATAQFGKNHFGDRDEHLPTNHGFDEFFGPLYHLNASEEPENRDFPRDYVLPNGKTFMEQYGPRGVLKCKVNEDGTQTIVDTGQLTKKRMETIDDETVAAAKEYIKKQAKTDQPFFCWWNGTRMHFRTHVKEEHQGLSAPHGDEYHDGMIEHDMHVGELLDLLDELGIAENTIVMYSTDNGPHYNTWPDAGYTPFRKEKNSNWEGAYRVPAFVRWPAKYPAGVTVNGLVAHEDWMVTFAAAAGKDDLKEDMLDGYEAIGRTYKQHLDGYDMNEYLSKADTYETYHDSITASPRKEFFYVNDDGQMVAIRLGDWKAVFLENRADAFQIWREPFTELRVPLLFNLRRDPFEKAQIDANVYHDWFLERPFVIVPMQQLAGQFYETLKEYPPSQTPGSFNLDKVQEQIENAATGK